A stretch of the Candidatus Jettenia sp. AMX2 genome encodes the following:
- a CDS encoding peroxiredoxin encodes MKVGQDAPGFTLQAVVGDKFNEVSLDDYKGKWVVLFFYPLDFTFVCPTEITEFSKRDRDFKELNAQVLGVSVDSVYSHQAWLKELGELAYPLLSDITKEVSRNYDVLLEDKGIALRGTFIIDPEGKLRYQLVHDLGVGRSVEEVLRVLRALQTGELCPAEWKPGKKTLGKA; translated from the coding sequence ATGAAGGTTGGACAAGATGCACCGGGGTTTACTTTGCAGGCGGTTGTTGGGGATAAATTCAACGAGGTAAGTCTGGATGATTACAAGGGAAAGTGGGTTGTGCTGTTTTTTTACCCGCTCGATTTTACCTTTGTGTGCCCTACGGAAATTACCGAGTTTTCAAAACGTGACCGTGACTTTAAGGAACTGAATGCGCAGGTTTTGGGGGTGAGTGTTGACAGTGTTTATTCTCATCAGGCATGGTTGAAAGAACTTGGAGAACTTGCATATCCGTTGCTGAGCGATATTACAAAAGAGGTTTCACGAAACTATGATGTGCTTCTTGAGGACAAGGGCATTGCCTTGCGGGGTACTTTTATTATTGACCCCGAAGGAAAGTTACGGTACCAGCTTGTTCATGATTTAGGTGTCGGGCGCAGTGTTGAGGAGGTACTCAGGGTTCTCAGGGCGTTGCAGACAGGGGAACTCTGCCCTGCTGAATGGAAACCGGGCAAGAAGACGCTTGGTAAGGCATAA